Part of the Verrucomicrobiota bacterium genome, GCTTGCAGTTGGCGCAGCAGGACGCGGAGGTGGGTGGCCGGTTGCCCCTGCCAGTCTGGCAAGTCGATGAGCGCAATGGTGGCGGAGCCTGCTTGCCGAATGGGGGCCAGGACGGTGGCGAGATCGAGGGGCGAGGGCGGCCATTCCAAAAAGAGGTCTCGATCTTCTTCGGTAAAGGCCACCAGGAGAACGCGGGCTTGCTCGGCTTTGGCCGCGTGGGTGGCGACATACGAGAAATGGGTCGGAGTGGTGGAAGACGATTGGAATTGGGCTTGCTCGAATCCTGGAAGGGAGACGCCCCCGTTCAGAAACAGGCCCAGGAGAGGGCCCTCCAGCGCAGCGAGAGGGCCGCGCCCAAGCCAAGCGCTCAGACCGAGAGCGAGCGAGGCGAGAACGCCAAAAGCAAAAAAACGAAGTGGGGGCATGAAGAGGAGCCCCTTAACGCGAGTCCAGCAGACTCTGCAAGAGGCTGCTCGCGCCGAGGCGAAAACGATCGGCGTTCATCCATTTCTCCCCGAGAATCTCGTTCACCAGATCGAGGTAGGCCTGGCCCTCTTCCCGAGTGCGGACCCCGCCAGCCGCTTTGAAACCGACCGCTTGGCCGGTCTTTTGCGCGTGATCGCGGATGGCTTCCAGCATGGGCCGGGAGCCGCTCAGGCTAGCGCCGGAGGTGGACTTGCCGGTGGAGGTTTTCAGGAAATCGGCCCCTGCTTGCAGGGCCAGTTCGGAGGCGCGGCGGATGGTCTCGGAATCGCCCAGCTCGCAGATTTCCAAGATGATCTTGAGGTAGGCATCCCCGGCCGCTTCTCTCTGGAGTTTCAAGTCGGTCAGGGCGGCGGTCTCTTGGCCCGAGAGGAAGTTGGCTCGATTGAACACGATGTCGATCTCCTCGGCCCCCGCTGCCACGCAGTCCTCGATTTCCCGGGTCTTGGATAAGGGGCTGGAGAGACCATGGGGAAAGCCTCCCGCCACGACGACACTCTTGGGCGCTTTCCCTGCGAGCTGGCTGACGACGAGCGGCAGATGATGGGCGTAGACACAGACGCCGGCGCAGGCTGGAACGGAACCGTCCCCGGCCGGATCGGAGGCCCGTTTACAAAGAGCCTTGATGGTGGCGGGACCAGAGGTGGAGCTGAGATCGGTCAGGTCGAGGAATTCAAACATCGGGTGGGTGGAGCTTAGCTGTATTTCAAGAGATCGATGAGGAACTGTCGCCAAAGGTAAACCAGGCCGCGCCAGGAGTAGCGGAAGGTGGTTTCATCCGCCTTCACGATGAGGCCGTTTTGCAGATTGTAATCGGTTTGCTGGAGGATTTCTTTCTCCATCTCCTCGCGGAACTGCGTTTCATCGATCTCTCGGATCTTGGTGTCTCCCACTTGGTTTCGCGAAAGGTGCAGCTCGTGCCGGAGCAAGAGATCTTCAAAGGTCCGGATGTCGGTGGCGCGCTGGAGCTTGAGTGCGGGCGGGTGGGCCAAGGTGTAGCTGAAGGGGTAGTTCCAGGTGCGGAGGACCTGGCCATCGGTCGTGCGATTGCTGACGGAGAGAAAAAGAAAGGTCAGGCCATTTTGCTCGAGCGCGGCGATGGTGGCCTGCATGCGTTTTTCGGAGTGGTAGTAGATGCGAAAGAAGTGGCGCATGTCTTGCCAGTCCCATCCGAAGTCCGCCACAAAGCGAAAGTGGCTCTCCTCCACCTCGCCACTGAGGTGTTGCAAGGGTTCCGCGATTTCGGCCATGGGGGCTCGGCCCTCGCGAAAGCGTTTGTCCAGCGGGAGGCGAAGATGGCGGATGCGGGTCAGGATTTCATACCAAGGGAGACAAAACCACACCAAAGCGGCCAGCACTCCCAACCAGATCCCCACCAGAAAGTAGCCTGCGAGGAAGCTCCCGACCACCAAGCCCACCGCCCCCAATCTTCGCAAACGCGGTTCCGCGAAGGTCCGGCAGGCGAAGGCCAGGACAAAGATGCCGACCACGAGGAGGAAAGAGAACACGAGGCGGCCAGCCTACGGATGGCGGGGTCTCTTTCAACTCGCGAAGGGGCTTGCCGACTGGATTTTTCCGGGAAAGCCGGTATTCTCCCGGTTGCCATGACCTCCCCCAGCCAGCCCGTCACCCTCTATGACACCACCTTGCGCGATGGAACCCAGGGCGCTGATTTCAATCTCAGCAGCTTCGACAAAATCCGAATTGCTGAGCGGCTGGATGCCTTCGGCATCGATTACATCGAGGGCGGCTGGCCCGGTTCCAATCCCAAGGATGTGGCCTTCTTCGAAGAGGCCAAGAAACGCTCCTGGAAACACGCCAAGATGGCCGCCTTCGGCAGCACGAGACGAGCGGATCTGGCGGTCGAAGAGGACCCTCAAATCGCGACCCTGCTGGCAGCCGAGACGCCTGTGGTGACCTTTTTTGGCAAGAGCTGGGCCCTCCATGTGACGGAGGTTCTCCGAACGACGCCCGAAGAGAACCGCTCCATGATTGCCGACACCGCCCGCTTTTTCAAAGCGCATGGCAAGGAGGTCATCTATGATGCCGAGCATTTTTTTGATGGGTTCAAGGAGGATCCCGAGCACGCGCTGGCT contains:
- the deoC gene encoding deoxyribose-phosphate aldolase; the encoded protein is MFEFLDLTDLSSTSGPATIKALCKRASDPAGDGSVPACAGVCVYAHHLPLVVSQLAGKAPKSVVVAGGFPHGLSSPLSKTREIEDCVAAGAEEIDIVFNRANFLSGQETAALTDLKLQREAAGDAYLKIILEICELGDSETIRRASELALQAGADFLKTSTGKSTSGASLSGSRPMLEAIRDHAQKTGQAVGFKAAGGVRTREEGQAYLDLVNEILGEKWMNADRFRLGASSLLQSLLDSR